One stretch of Danio rerio strain Tuebingen ecotype United States chromosome 6, GRCz12tu, whole genome shotgun sequence DNA includes these proteins:
- the LOC141386271 gene encoding uncharacterized protein — translation MGFLEKMASPSFLSPEYQLTYKMAAFSLPAHKMATSSPPCHKMAASSPPAHKVATTSPPAHNVVSVSLSQAQKMVSCSVSVPAIVPVPEIPSPEPPEFPPPPELPELLPTPELLLPELPPPLPELPDPPELPDPPELPGPPELPDPYSLPDPQSPTEPPDPQSPPEPLDPQSPPEPPDLQSPPDPQSPPEPPDPQSPPEPPDPVTARASTARATATARAAARVTAASTARAARATVAARATAASTARAARATVAARVTAASTARATAAARATAASTARAARATVAARATAASTARAARATVAARVTAASTARATAAARATAASTARATAASTARAS, via the coding sequence ATGGGATTTTTGGAAAAAATGGCATCACCATCATTCCTGTCTCCTGAATATCAGTTGACTTACAAGATGGCCGCTTTCAGtcttccagctcacaagatggccacTTCAAGTCCTCCATGTCACAAGATGGCcgcctccagtcctccagctcacaaagtGGCCACAACCAGCcctccagctcacaatgtggtaaGTGTCAGTCTATCGCAAGCTCAGAAGATGGTTTCCTGTTCCGTGTCTGTTCCTGCCATAGTTCCAGTTCCTGAAATACCATCACCTGAGCCACCAGAATTTCCACCACCACCTGAGTTGCCAGAGCTGCTGCCAACACCAGAGctgttactgccagagctgccaccgccacttCCAGAGCTGCCcgatcctccagagctgccagatcctccagagctgccaggtCCTCCTGAGCTGCCAGATCCTTATTCATTGCCAGATCCTCAGTCACCAACAGAGCCACCAGATCCTCAGTCACCGCCAGAGCCATTAGATCCTCAGTCACCACCAGAGCCGCCAGATCTTCAGTCGCCGCCAGATCCTCAGTCACCGCCAGAGCCACCAGATCCTCAGTCACCACCAGAGCCGCCAGATCCTGTCACCGCCAGAGCCAGTACTGCCAGAGCCACTGCCACTGCCAGAGCTGCTGCCAGAGTCACTGCCGCCagtactgccagagctgccagggCCACTGTCGCTGCCAGAGCCACTGCCGCCagtactgccagagctgccagagccaCCGTCGCTGCCAGAGTTACTGCCGCCAGTACTGCCAGAGCCACCGCCGCTGCCAGAGCCACTGCCGCCagtactgccagagctgccagagccaCTGTCGCTGCCAGAGCCACTGCCGCCagtactgccagagctgccagagccaCCGTCGCTGCCAGAGTTACTGCCGCCAGTACTGCCAGAGCCACTGCCGCTGCCAGAGCCACTGCCGCCAGTACTGCCAGAGCCACTGCCGCCAGTACTGCcagagcttcctga